Genomic segment of Buchnera aphidicola (Aphis fabae):
ATTTCTTATGATAACTATCATAATACACATAGTATAGAAAATTTATTTTTACTTAGAAAAATATTTTCTGCTTTAAATGATAAAAAACTTTTACATAAGAAAAAAATTATTCAATTTTATGATAATAAAGAACAAATATTTCTTCCAGATAGATTTATTAAGGGCACATGTCCTGTTTGTTATTCAGAAAATCAATATGGAGATATTTGTGAAGTATGTGGTTCAATTTATGAACCTATAGATTTAATTAATTCTATTTCAGCAATTTCAGGAACACCTCCAATTTTAAAAGAAACTGAACATTTATATTTTAATTTGCCATTTTTTTCAAATATGTTGAACAAATGGATATATTCTGGGGTTTTAGAAAATTCAATAATAAAAAAAACAGAAGAATGGTTAAAATCAGGTTTAAAGACATGGTGTATTTCTCGTGATGCGCCATATTTTGGTTTTAAAATTCCTAATTTTTTAAATAAATATTTTTATGTTTGGTTAGATGCTCCTATTGGATATATAAGTTCATTTAAAAACCTTTGTTTAAAAAATAAAAATTTAAATTTTAATGAATTTTGGGATATAAATTCTAAATGTGAATTATATCATTTTATTGGAAAAGATATTATTTATTTTCATACATTATTTTGGCCGTCAATATTAGAAGCATCTTCTTTTCGAAAACCTAATGGTATTTTTGTGCATGGTCATCTTACACTGAATGGGTTAAAATTATCAAAATCTAGAGGTTCTTCAATTAAAGCATCAGATTGGTTAAAATGTTTTGATTCTGATAGTTTACGTTATTATTATGCAAGTAAATTAACAAATAATATTAATGATATTGAGATAAATTTAGATGATTTTATATATAAAATTAATAGTGATATTGTAAATAAATTAGTAAATTTAGCATCAAGAAGTGCTAGTTTTATTAATAAGTATTTTAATGGATATTTATCTGATAGATTAGATGATTATAATTTATACGAATCTTTTGTTAATGCAACTAAAAAAATAGAAATTTTTTTTGAAAATAGAAAGTTTAGTTCAATTATTCGAAGTTCTATGAAATTATTAGATATAGCAAATCAATATATAAATGAAAAAAAACCTTGGATGATTCAAACAAAAATAGAA
This window contains:
- the metG gene encoding methionine--tRNA ligase, which produces MSTTLRKILVTCALPYANGPIHIGHMLEHIQADVWVRYQRMRGHEVWFVSSDDAHGTAVMLRSKDLGISEKQLIKYIQKEHKIDLMNFNISYDNYHNTHSIENLFLLRKIFSALNDKKLLHKKKIIQFYDNKEQIFLPDRFIKGTCPVCYSENQYGDICEVCGSIYEPIDLINSISAISGTPPILKETEHLYFNLPFFSNMLNKWIYSGVLENSIIKKTEEWLKSGLKTWCISRDAPYFGFKIPNFLNKYFYVWLDAPIGYISSFKNLCLKNKNLNFNEFWDINSKCELYHFIGKDIIYFHTLFWPSILEASSFRKPNGIFVHGHLTLNGLKLSKSRGSSIKASDWLKCFDSDSLRYYYASKLTNNINDIEINLDDFIYKINSDIVNKLVNLASRSASFINKYFNGYLSDRLDDYNLYESFVNATKKIEIFFENRKFSSIIRSSMKLLDIANQYINEKKPWMIQTKIEKNNTLHMICTTGINLFRIIMIFLKPILPVLSKKTELFLVSNLIWDDIKKPLLSQKIKDFPRLYERISSDKILKLLKLSK